ttttatattcacaaaaaaaaaaatattttcatagaaattacaaacacacatgctgggTAGGTGTAACTTGGCAGCATAAGAAAACGTTTCTACCAAAATCAAGGAACAGTAAAAAGATCGATTCTGCATAATAATTTGCGATGAGATGGGCAGAGGAAGGTCTAgccttcatttttcaaaacgtctttGTTGGTTATATGTTCATCGTAGCTCCCAGGCATTGGAGCAATGTGTCTGGAAATATCTTCAAGTAAACAAAATATACTCTGTCCAATGCCTAATTGTGTTGTTGGCTTGCCCGGGCCAAAATTATTTCAAAACTCTCAGTTTGCTGCCTGCTCAACTGATGGGTAAGCCGGGTAAGCCTTTTGACCTTTCGTTGTAGTTTTCGGTTGTCACACCTTAATTCTATAAGCTCCCTCAGAATGATCTCCTGCACAGTTGGGAAAGGCGGTACAGCAGTAGGTGGCATCAGGGCATGGGGTGGCTGAATGAATGAACcttgtcctctgtgctcctcctctggGCCGGGGGAGAAATCAGGAGTCTGGGGAATGATAGGGGTAATCTCTGGCTGAATCTCCAGCCTCTCCAAAAGAAGAACAGGAGAGTGCGGGCTGCACTGTACTCTCCTCTCAGGGTGGTATTGCTGATCTGAAATAGATAAGATAGGCAAAGTTTGATGAATGATGAAAGCGTTCATAGTAATGAATTTATTCAGATTAGACTTTTATGTAGTAGTAATATTGAATAATGGAGCAAATGAAAGATtgagttggggaggggggataagTTGTATTAATGattgagagaaaacaaaaaatcaatttaAACTTATTTAGGTAAATCTACACATTGCATTTATAtcctaaagttaaaaaaatttaaaaggttatttaataaaataacctttatagaagtaaataaatacaatataaaaattgcAGAAACAGAAAATGCCTTAAACAgaaaatcttttttctttattagatAACATATTTATCAGCATATGACACGCACATTTAACTCCTGAAAAGCTTTCTGTTAAAGACGGAAGAAAGAGTGAAGATAATGTTGAAgataaagttcttaaagggtccCAGTAGGTTGCAGGTAAAAAGGGCATATGTCTTCTAAATTTATTATCGTAGTATTTTTGATATCCTACTGCAAAAACCTTTGTAGCGCTTTTATACccactaaaagataaaaaaatacctgtaaagcaaaggcataatgagctagtatgcacagcatactagctcattatgagctaATAACCTTGTAAGTAATTTAGTGTGCCGTGCTAGGTTTGCAGggcgaatatcttctaaaccatacaggttatagagatattatgtatagatattataggcttaacggtagtttaaaaaaaaagcgcaaaagagctgttgaacacctttcaataagggctactaaattcaaaatcattaaaagaaccaaaggcagaaaaaaaatttcaacacggtggagttcagcaaaaaatctttgtgataggaatgaatctctgacatcacagccactctcatttatttccacagtttgcgcagtcctccttgatatatcaataccccttcaaatcacagtgtccctttcacTTTCACGTTCTAAAGGTATGAGGTGTCATTTTTGTACGAATTTTTAAATTGAACTTTtaggtgtattacatgaaaatgcCTATGTGTAAATAGGGTACATGATGATAATGGAGTTAGTGCTGTGTCCTGTTTCTTCCCAGATCATGCACTTACCCTGAGGAGGAGCAATGGTCCTGCCAGAAGCCGATGCTGGAGGGTCTTGAATGCAGCTTTCTGTTAAAGACGGAAGAAAGAGTGAAGAGTCAAGGTAATGTTCATGAAAAAGTCAACAGCTGTATTTACAATTTTTGCCTGAGATATGTCGTATAACTACAATATTTTCTACTATGAAATCAAATATTCAACCAAAAATGGACTgaggaaatgtaaaatataatcagAAGTTGCTGATGTGTTAAAACAGATGTTACATTTCTGGCAATTTTTAAGattaacaaaatatatgtaaaatatgctATCAAGTATCTACATATCATTTACTACAACCCCCATATACATAGTACCAGGGCTAAattagctactagccaggcctcaagggttactagcCAACAGTTAGTTGCCACACCCAACCCTTAGcttgccccacccctaattcaacccctaaacacgccctcataaattatctcattaaatgacacaaaattgttttatgcagaataaaatattaaaaaaaaatattaacaccaactttatccaaaaccaccaatgaagcctgcctgtgcccacctatgtagcctgtgcccaccaatgcaccctgtgcccaccatgcagcctacatgtgctGCAGGTAAAGAGCGATAaacgctttcatttcaattgatgTTTTCCCGCTACTAAACAGCCCTgccccatggccaggaaactttaATTTACAGATCGCCCGTCCTGGGATTGGACAGGATAAAAGTCCCGGAGGAGGGGATGTATGTGGCAGCAAGCGGCGGGGAACACGGCAATGTCAAATCAAAGCTGTTATCGATgtgttctcctctctcttccccccctgtgATCGATGAGAGAAGGACTCCCTTTCAAACTATGCTGTTGGCGGAGCTCTCACCCCTTTCTCGGCATCCCTCAAAATCTAGTCACAAAATGAAAGCAGGCAAGTTTGAATTTGGAAGGGTGCATACATACTACTACTATACCcaccttttgatttaaaaatcacaTTTCTTACATCAGCTTCCTCAGAAGCTGATGTAACCTTCAGAACCTTCAGAACCTGATCAGAACCTTCACATGACAGTTtccccttcacaattatgttctgaTCTGAACCCCCTTCACAGTGGTAAATTTCACCCACCTTCACAGCACATGTGAACAGCTGTGTTCTCTGTCCCACCCTGCAACTTGACCCACCTTCACCTAACAGCCCCACGCAGCTCTGCCCCCGTCACAATTCAGCATCCACAGCTCTGACCTTGCTACCTTGCTTGGGCACACAGAACCGTAGACACAATAAATACTATAGTGGGTGGAGCAGAAGTTGCTGAAGTTATCCAGCATAATGTTGTTTGTTAGGGCCGCATAGCaaccaaccaatcacctgctggttaattTTAAAAAGTTCTCTTCAGCTGCTCTATTGCTGCCCACTATTTTGCATTGCTATTTTTTCGGCTCACTGTGCATAACGAGCCTTCTGCTCTCGACTGTGATAGTGAAAGCTGAGTAGCCAGGGAGACAGAAACGGCACCTAATTGTCTCAACTGTGACGGtctgcatggcacagtgacttggTCCAAGTAGTAAATAGCAGTTCATTAGATATCCTTTGTGTTGGGTACTCACCACCAGAATGTTGTTGATAGGATGTACTTGGAGTTGGAGCTGATCCTTCCAAGGATGATGTTTCTTGATCTGGAaaacatgaatgtaaaaaaataaaaataaaagtcatacATGTGTAGTCATCATAAACAATAAGATAGCTTTACAAATATATTATAActgcaatatatataaattataatgatATATTTAATTTTCCTCACCACCAGCTCTATGATTTTGACCCCTGCTGCTGAATCCAGGGACATCCTCTGCCAGAAGGACATCTCTTAGCTCCGCCTCCCACTCTCGCAACTTGATAGGCTTTCCTCGGTTTTGTCCCAGTCGAAGCCTCTGCATCTTCTTTGTAACCGTTGCCCGACAATCATAGAACCTGCAAATGTACATAAACATTACaattacattaataaaaaaacaaatacttagATTAATGTTTTTTGAAAACCACATTTCTTTTCACATTGTGATGGTTATATGTATACTGTTCAGCATGTGGCTGTGACAAATAAATTTTTTGGTTACGTTGAACTGTTACTTTTTTGTTATTGACTACaaaactgtgtattttttacacaagagtgaaagaatattttaatattaattaccTGTGTCTGACGCCATTGGTGGGCCTGTGAAACTTGGAGACCGCATTCACGGAGTCCCGGACTCGTTCCCAGGCTGCTGACTTCTCAGATGCTGGCACGGATTGGCAGAAGAGTGTCACTTTTTCTTTTGATACTGCAGCAACCAATGCAGCATTCTCCTCTTTGGTATATATGGGTCCCCTTGATTTCTGTCTCTTGGTTCGCTTGTTCTGCTGCACATCTGAGTCCGCACTATCTGAcataggaggggccacatgtctccTTTCTTTGCCATGCTCCCGCTCCACTACACCTCCACATTCCCTTCCATGCCTCGGCTTCACTCCACACCAATCCTCCCCTCCccgcctcctctcccctccatgcctttcctccactaccctcctctcctccctttcacgcctcttctctcctccacgcctttcctccactaccctcctctcctccctttcacgcctcctctctcctccacgCCTTTCCTCCACTACGCTCCTCTCCTCCACTCCACTACTCTCCTCCACgccactcctctcttcccctccatgcctcctcttctctccatgcctcctcttctctccatgcctcctcttccctccatgcctactctcccctccatgcctctcctcgactctactcctctcctctcctccacacctgtcctccactccactcctctcttcccctccacgcctcctcttccctccatgcctcttctcccctccatgcctctcctccaCCACACTCATCTCATCTGCTCCACACCTCTCCTCCACTTCACTCTCAGTCACACCAACAAGTCTCACATCAACACACTGACTAACACCAACATTCTCACTCTCAGTCTCAACACTCACATGTCCATTCTCACTCCTATACATGATTTTAATTGCCCAAAAGATAGCAAACCAGTGAAACCACCACACAAAAACAAGTCGAAATTCGACAAGCCCACCTCTGCCCTGCTCTCTGTTCCTCCCTCGCCAAACCACGCACTCATACACCGTCTCAAAATGGAGTCCAGGGGCGGAGGCTATAAGCCGCGCATCGAAAACGAAAGTAAAGTATGACATTTTCGAATGGTTAAGATTTGCTGCGATGTACTTACGAAAGTACGAATGATTTACAACACACATTAGCAGCGTTAGCGGAGCAATTCTGACACATTGCGTAAAATAACGAATTAAGGCCCGATTACAAATTTACTCAAACAATCTTACGAAAGTAATAATCAGTCAGTATCAGTAAGACCGTCAAGTAGTCTATCGCAGCCAAGTTAGATTTACAAAATTACAATGAGTAGTGTGTTGAATcaacgtaaaatgtattttaactgaATTACGAATGCACTAAGATCTACTAAAGCACGTTTTTACAATCGAATGAAacaagacacgaaaatacgaatgatgatAAAACAACGAAGATCTATTtcctacgaaaatacgaatgcggcacgatggtaaatataatgtaaatacgaatctaaaaaaacgaaaaatataccaacgtaaaaacgaataaacaaataaattcatTCAAAAAATACGAACGAAGCAGAATACAAaacataacgaaaatacgaatctcgattcaacgaaaaataaactaacaaaaaaaaacggaaacggaaaaaagagtgttacgaaaatactaaagagtacgaatacgataactaacgtcttacgaaattacgactcgttacgaatcacgataaacgaacagaaacgaaacagaaataaacgaaaatttttgctgtgcacatgtctactgagttctcacttcctgtcagtccgaccGGGAACAGGAAACAGAATCTCCTGCTGCGCGGTACGGACCCGGTATGGAGGGGGGGcttggggggagtaaaaagaacataaggaggggaggggagtaaaaaaacatggggaggggggctttgcatgtgtgcgtgcggggggggggggttggggggcctccatgtgcattttgcttggggcccccaaattccttcaaacggccctgcctacCCCAGATACACAGGATTGCTATATCGGGACTATACTCTTTGATTACCTGCACCCTACCACCTCCAAGGACTTCTCATGTCCCAGCAGCAGGAAATGTGCGTAGAGGGCGATAATCAAACTGTGTACATTCCCCATCAAGCGaacctgtgtgtgtgtagggtgggggcagggccgtcttaatagcatcatgggcccctgggcaaagtaatgctctggggcccctacaatgatgacagtgcagatgaacagacattaagtaggtaggaggcagactgcctcccatttgcatctatcactctcagtgccatcatgggggcccccaatttcagggcagcgtgggctcaa
The sequence above is drawn from the Rana temporaria chromosome 4, aRanTem1.1, whole genome shotgun sequence genome and encodes:
- the LOC120938126 gene encoding uncharacterized protein LOC120938126, coding for MSDSADSDVQQNKRTKRQKSRGPIYTKEENAALVAAVSKEKVTLFCQSVPASEKSAAWERVRDSVNAVSKFHRPTNGVRHRFYDCRATVTKKMQRLRLGQNRGKPIKLREWEAELRDVLLAEDVPGFSSRGQNHRAGDQETSSLEGSAPTPSTSYQQHSGESCIQDPPASASGRTIAPPQDQQYHPERRVQCSPHSPVLLLERLEIQPEITPIIPQTPDFSPGPEEEHRGQGSFIQPPHALMPPTAVPPFPTVQEIILRELIELRCDNRKLQRKVKRLTRLTHQLSRQQTESFEIILARASQQHN